Proteins from one Halogeometricum sp. S1BR25-6 genomic window:
- a CDS encoding DUF7511 domain-containing protein → MDDNATHNAENRPPRETGPTDRPPRLTAEIVLPRGGPAECTLFPPDLVGFERTTTWITAEEGSFVSLAKMA, encoded by the coding sequence ATGGACGACAACGCCACGCACAACGCCGAGAACCGCCCGCCGAGAGAGACGGGGCCGACGGACCGACCGCCGCGACTGACGGCTGAGATAGTCCTCCCGCGAGGCGGGCCGGCCGAGTGTACGCTGTTCCCGCCCGACCTCGTCGGCTTCGAGCGCACGACGACGTGGATAACCGCCGAAGAAGGGTCGTTCGTGAGTCTCGCGAAGATGGCGTGA
- a CDS encoding dihydrolipoyl dehydrogenase family protein: MREYDLIVLGGGTGNIVAAAAADDGLDVALVERDRLGGTCLNRGCNPSKKLIHRADAAESIANADSLGLDASLDGVAFGDIVDEVTEEVTEAAEAKAERAREHERIDFYQAEGRFVDERTVEVDSEDGTEELTAERIVLAGGSRPMIPDSIDGTDEVDYLTSDEALRLGELPDRLVVAGGGYIAVEMAHLFGALGTDVAVVGRGDVLLDREDREVAERLTEAYGEKHELHLGREVTALREDGEETVVVAESADDGDGSGDRIELAGDEVLLATGRRPNSDRWNASAAGLDTDDGFVETDEYLETSVDGVYAIGDIAGNYMFKHSGDKEAEHVVETLTGESRSAVSYPGMAHAVFGSPQVGSLGKTEEELDGGYEVGTHAYDDTALGSVLADDGGFAKALVADDGEVLGFHVVGPHASMLVHEVSTAVAAGADAETIAETIHVHPALSEVVQGAFRDVRDVAPSGI; encoded by the coding sequence ATGCGCGAGTACGACCTCATCGTTCTCGGCGGCGGAACCGGAAACATCGTCGCGGCGGCGGCCGCGGATGACGGACTGGACGTCGCGCTCGTCGAACGCGACAGGCTCGGCGGCACCTGCCTCAACCGCGGCTGTAACCCCTCGAAGAAGCTCATCCACCGGGCCGACGCCGCCGAGTCGATCGCGAACGCCGATTCGCTCGGTCTCGACGCGTCGCTAGACGGCGTCGCGTTCGGGGATATCGTCGACGAGGTCACCGAGGAAGTGACCGAGGCGGCCGAGGCGAAGGCCGAACGCGCCCGCGAGCACGAACGCATCGATTTCTACCAAGCGGAAGGGCGGTTCGTCGACGAGCGGACGGTCGAAGTGGATTCAGAGGACGGTACGGAGGAACTGACCGCCGAGCGTATCGTGCTCGCGGGCGGGTCGCGGCCGATGATTCCCGACTCCATCGACGGCACCGACGAGGTGGACTACCTCACCAGCGACGAGGCGCTTCGGTTGGGGGAGTTGCCGGACCGCCTCGTCGTCGCCGGCGGCGGCTACATCGCCGTCGAGATGGCGCACCTGTTCGGCGCCCTCGGGACGGACGTGGCCGTCGTCGGCCGAGGGGACGTCCTCCTCGACAGGGAGGACCGCGAGGTGGCCGAGCGACTGACCGAGGCGTACGGCGAAAAGCACGAACTCCACCTCGGCCGCGAGGTAACCGCACTCCGCGAGGACGGCGAGGAGACGGTAGTCGTCGCCGAATCCGCGGATGACGGCGACGGAAGCGGCGACCGCATCGAACTCGCCGGCGACGAGGTGCTGTTGGCGACGGGTCGGCGACCCAACTCCGACCGTTGGAACGCCTCGGCGGCCGGACTCGACACCGACGACGGATTCGTCGAGACGGACGAGTACCTCGAAACCTCCGTCGACGGCGTCTACGCCATCGGCGACATCGCGGGCAACTACATGTTCAAACACTCCGGCGACAAAGAGGCCGAACACGTCGTCGAGACGCTGACCGGCGAGTCGCGGTCGGCGGTGTCCTATCCGGGAATGGCGCACGCCGTGTTCGGGTCGCCGCAGGTCGGAAGCCTCGGAAAGACCGAGGAAGAGCTAGACGGCGGCTACGAAGTGGGTACGCACGCGTACGACGATACCGCGCTCGGGTCGGTACTGGCGGACGACGGCGGGTTCGCGAAGGCCCTCGTCGCCGACGACGGCGAGGTGCTCGGGTTCCACGTCGTCGGCCCGCACGCGTCGATGCTCGTCCACGAGGTGAGCACCGCCGTCGCCGCCGGCGCGGACGCCGAGACGATAGCCGAGACCATCCACGTCCATCCGGCGCTGTCGGAAGTCGTGCAGGGTGCCTTCCGCGACGTTCGGGACGTGGCGCCGTCGGGAATCTGA
- a CDS encoding TetR/AcrR family transcriptional regulator, which yields MDGEPSFLENPDGTREEIMRATYRALCEHGYADLTIQRIGDHFEKSVSLLYQHHDGKDELLVAFLSFMLEAFERSIPDVSEGDPTDHLDAVLTRALDAAPSAEHAEFESAMVELRAQAAHDERYREQFTRHDRFFRDRLEAVIRAGVDDGTFRDVDPERVVAFVFALVEGVRTLRATSDASDPEAVRAEVDAYLETALYD from the coding sequence ATGGACGGCGAGCCCTCGTTCTTGGAGAACCCCGACGGCACGCGCGAAGAGATCATGCGGGCGACCTACCGTGCGCTGTGCGAGCACGGCTACGCCGACCTGACTATCCAGCGCATCGGCGACCACTTCGAGAAGAGCGTCTCCTTGCTCTACCAGCACCACGACGGCAAGGACGAACTGCTCGTGGCGTTCCTCTCCTTTATGCTCGAAGCGTTCGAGCGGTCCATCCCCGACGTCTCGGAGGGCGACCCGACCGACCACCTCGACGCCGTCCTGACCCGCGCACTCGACGCCGCGCCGTCCGCCGAGCACGCCGAGTTCGAGTCGGCGATGGTCGAACTCCGCGCGCAGGCCGCCCACGACGAGCGGTACCGCGAGCAGTTCACCCGCCACGACCGCTTCTTCCGCGACCGGCTCGAAGCGGTGATTCGCGCGGGCGTCGACGACGGCACGTTCCGCGACGTCGACCCCGAACGCGTCGTCGCGTTCGTGTTCGCACTCGTCGAGGGCGTTCGGACGCTCCGGGCCACCTCGGACGCGAGCGACCCCGAGGCCGTCCGCGCCGAGGTCGACGCCTACCTCGAAACTGCGCTGTACGACTAA
- a CDS encoding DUF2243 domain-containing protein has product MSGQTSSSTRSLEAADGVTRRSLLSAGVFGFGFSGLIDVLVLHHVLQWHHLLSGIYPQTTMTGLRTNILADGLFSLAMLVIMCVGAGLLWQSERRTDVPLALRPVAGAAVIGLGAFDLYDVLVDHVLLGLHQPLSQGGQYNPHWAAVSLLILGAGYYVYRTGVKRRAESATEAA; this is encoded by the coding sequence ATGAGCGGTCAGACCTCCTCTTCGACCCGTTCGCTGGAGGCGGCCGACGGCGTCACCCGTCGGTCGCTCCTCTCGGCGGGCGTGTTCGGCTTCGGCTTCAGCGGCCTCATCGACGTGCTGGTCTTACATCACGTCCTCCAGTGGCACCACCTCCTCTCGGGAATCTACCCGCAGACGACGATGACCGGCCTCCGGACGAACATCCTCGCGGACGGTCTGTTCTCCCTCGCGATGCTCGTCATCATGTGCGTCGGCGCCGGTCTCCTCTGGCAGTCCGAACGCCGGACCGACGTTCCCCTCGCGCTCCGACCGGTGGCCGGCGCGGCGGTCATCGGCCTTGGCGCCTTCGACCTGTACGACGTGCTCGTCGACCACGTCCTCCTCGGTCTGCACCAACCGCTCTCGCAGGGCGGACAGTACAACCCACACTGGGCCGCCGTGAGCCTCCTCATCCTCGGCGCCGGCTACTACGTCTACCGCACCGGCGTGAAGCGGCGGGCCGAGAGCGCGACGGAGGCGGCGTGA
- a CDS encoding YdcF family protein, with protein MIVVVPGHRLESARIHDQLRARVDAGMRAFEDLDASYLVFSGGQANPSVDRTECGVMGDYAVREGVDPDRIVLDPFAYDTIGNAYFTRVLADDAGLDAEEIRITTDDFHAERTVYAFEHCFGPSVPVEATHTVETDVDADAPVCRRKLAQTRRFFDGIDPGDADAIRRRLHEEHDCYEFPELEAARTAAR; from the coding sequence ATGATAGTCGTCGTCCCCGGCCACCGCCTCGAATCCGCGCGGATACACGACCAACTACGGGCGCGGGTCGACGCGGGGATGCGGGCGTTCGAGGACCTCGACGCCTCCTACCTCGTCTTCTCGGGCGGGCAGGCGAATCCGAGCGTCGACCGGACGGAGTGCGGCGTCATGGGCGACTACGCGGTTCGGGAGGGAGTCGACCCCGACCGAATCGTGCTCGACCCCTTCGCCTACGACACCATCGGGAACGCCTACTTCACCCGCGTCCTCGCGGACGACGCGGGACTCGACGCCGAGGAGATACGGATAACGACCGACGACTTCCACGCCGAGCGAACGGTGTACGCCTTCGAGCACTGCTTCGGACCGAGCGTCCCCGTCGAAGCGACGCACACCGTGGAGACGGACGTCGACGCCGACGCCCCGGTGTGTCGGCGGAAACTGGCGCAGACGCGGCGGTTCTTCGACGGCATCGACCCCGGCGACGCGGACGCGATTCGGCGCCGCCTGCACGAGGAACACGACTGCTACGAGTTCCCCGAACTGGAAGCGGCCCGGACGGCCGCGCGCTGA
- a CDS encoding M48 family metalloprotease, translating into MPNSLLVQTWALTLGVSALAALSVAAVLSTGGSPLAAAVAVSALCVLVFETYRSGGRFTFEAGRARPLEAGEFPDARAALVVLRERTGRAAPRLLVMDMDAPGAVVGYDDGRPVVAFDPRLPDVVGVEGVRALFAHELGHLGTDLHTDALRAHAPPVVGFGAFWLAFLAGRGPAVATAGTLAFAALTLSGDRRLSGPRYALGLGAEPLVLVVSRYANRLEEHAADAYAADVVGPAVLAEALYRAAAVAAGDNDEDVAGPVPWTADRSLRFALFATHPPVEDRLSRLGWERPDAGRAGRPPRPDPPGVD; encoded by the coding sequence GTGCCAAATTCGCTCCTCGTTCAAACGTGGGCGCTGACGCTCGGCGTGTCGGCGCTCGCCGCCCTCTCCGTCGCCGCGGTGCTCTCGACGGGCGGATCGCCGCTCGCCGCCGCCGTCGCCGTCTCCGCGCTCTGCGTGCTCGTCTTCGAGACGTACCGCTCGGGCGGCCGCTTCACGTTCGAGGCCGGGCGCGCGCGACCGCTCGAGGCCGGTGAGTTCCCGGACGCGCGGGCGGCGCTCGTCGTCCTCCGCGAGCGAACCGGCCGCGCCGCGCCGCGGCTGCTCGTGATGGATATGGACGCGCCGGGTGCCGTCGTGGGCTACGACGACGGCCGGCCGGTCGTCGCGTTCGATCCGCGTCTCCCCGACGTCGTCGGCGTCGAGGGCGTCCGCGCGCTGTTCGCGCACGAACTCGGCCACCTCGGCACCGACCTCCACACCGACGCCCTGCGCGCGCACGCGCCACCGGTCGTCGGGTTCGGTGCCTTCTGGCTCGCGTTCCTCGCCGGGCGCGGTCCGGCCGTCGCCACCGCCGGAACGCTCGCGTTCGCGGCGCTGACGCTCTCCGGCGACCGCCGGCTGAGCGGGCCACGGTACGCGCTGGGACTCGGCGCGGAACCGCTCGTCCTCGTGGTGAGTCGGTACGCGAACCGACTCGAAGAACACGCCGCGGACGCCTACGCGGCCGACGTCGTCGGTCCCGCGGTGCTGGCCGAGGCGCTGTACCGCGCCGCCGCCGTCGCCGCCGGCGACAACGACGAGGACGTGGCGGGGCCGGTGCCGTGGACCGCCGACCGCTCGCTCCGGTTCGCGCTGTTCGCCACCCACCCGCCCGTCGAGGACCGTCTGTCGCGACTGGGCTGGGAACGGCCGGACGCGGGGCGGGCGGGCCGGCCGCCCCGTCCGGACCCACCCGGCGTCGACTGA
- a CDS encoding Na+/H+ antiporter NhaC family protein, protein MPAESYGAISLLPALFAIVLTLVSRQVLLSLFTGIWIGATILVGWNPIGGMAHSLQLVINSLITPFNSKLLLFTFLSGAMLGMIFLSGGMKALAERIIARIKTRRQAEVGTSILGMLIFVDSYASTMITGSVMRPITDQFDISREKLAYLLDSTTSPVVSIAVVSTWVGFEVGLIRDQFSSLGIDQSAFVVFLQSIPYRFYSLLAIALVFILVGMGWNFGPMKRAEKRAKEEGKVLGDDADPLIETREEDIVTPDHVDSRWWYFAAPIVALVAVTGFGLLYSGGWPSTAPVEALKDAATADAILWGVFSACALLLAILVGHARIELEAVSDSMFEGFKMVMFPVAVLTLAWTIGGVSETLGVGPFVVSIAEGIITAPLLPAIVFVAAAIVSFSIGTSWGTMGIMFPVAVPLAFQLGAPLPGAIGAILTGSLFGDHCSPISDTTVLSSMFAGADHVDHVNTQIPYAVLCGAVATLLFLATGYGFSGPILLLPVGVLALFVTAYYLSERRDADVPNVFGSSSD, encoded by the coding sequence ATGCCCGCAGAGTCGTACGGAGCCATCAGCCTGCTCCCGGCGCTGTTCGCCATCGTGCTGACGCTGGTGAGCCGGCAGGTGCTCCTCTCGTTGTTCACCGGAATCTGGATCGGCGCGACCATACTGGTCGGGTGGAACCCCATCGGGGGGATGGCCCACTCCCTCCAGTTGGTCATCAACAGCCTCATCACGCCGTTCAACAGCAAACTACTGTTGTTCACGTTCCTCTCGGGGGCGATGCTCGGGATGATATTCCTCTCGGGCGGGATGAAGGCGCTGGCTGAGCGCATCATCGCCCGCATCAAGACCCGAAGACAGGCCGAGGTCGGCACGAGCATCCTCGGGATGCTCATCTTCGTCGACTCCTACGCGAGCACGATGATCACTGGGTCGGTGATGCGACCCATTACCGACCAGTTCGACATCAGCCGCGAGAAACTCGCGTACCTGCTCGACTCGACCACCTCACCGGTCGTGAGTATCGCCGTCGTCTCGACGTGGGTCGGGTTCGAGGTGGGACTCATCCGCGACCAGTTCTCCTCGCTCGGCATCGACCAGAGCGCGTTCGTGGTGTTCCTCCAGAGCATCCCGTACCGCTTCTACAGCCTCCTCGCAATCGCGCTCGTGTTCATCCTCGTCGGCATGGGTTGGAACTTCGGCCCGATGAAGCGCGCCGAGAAGCGCGCGAAGGAGGAGGGGAAGGTGCTCGGGGACGACGCCGACCCCCTCATCGAGACGCGCGAGGAGGACATCGTCACGCCCGACCACGTCGACTCGCGCTGGTGGTACTTCGCCGCACCCATCGTCGCCTTGGTCGCCGTCACCGGGTTCGGTCTGCTGTACTCCGGCGGGTGGCCGTCGACGGCGCCCGTCGAGGCCCTGAAGGACGCCGCCACCGCCGACGCCATCCTGTGGGGCGTCTTCTCGGCCTGCGCCCTGCTGCTCGCCATCCTCGTCGGACACGCCCGCATCGAACTCGAAGCGGTGAGCGACTCCATGTTCGAGGGGTTCAAGATGGTGATGTTCCCGGTGGCCGTCCTCACGCTGGCGTGGACCATCGGCGGCGTCAGCGAGACGCTCGGCGTCGGACCGTTCGTCGTCAGCATCGCGGAGGGCATCATCACCGCGCCGCTCCTGCCGGCTATCGTGTTCGTCGCCGCGGCCATCGTCTCCTTCTCCATCGGCACCTCGTGGGGGACGATGGGCATCATGTTCCCCGTCGCGGTGCCGTTGGCGTTCCAACTCGGCGCACCGCTTCCGGGCGCTATCGGCGCCATCCTCACCGGGTCGCTGTTCGGCGACCACTGCTCGCCCATCAGCGACACGACGGTGCTGTCGTCGATGTTCGCCGGCGCCGACCACGTCGACCACGTGAACACGCAGATTCCCTACGCGGTGCTCTGCGGGGCGGTGGCGACGCTGCTGTTCCTCGCCACCGGATACGGATTCAGCGGCCCAATCCTGCTCCTGCCCGTGGGCGTGCTGGCGCTGTTCGTCACCGCGTACTACCTCTCGGAACGCCGCGACGCGGACGTTCCGAACGTCTTCGGTTCCTCGTCGGACTGA
- a CDS encoding sulfite oxidase, with protein sequence MSPRDTDESEASRPRDEPVAETYSGLEALSTDPDNAQTDSRENLESYLTPREEHYVRNHHRTPEIDAEEWTVSLTGLVNSEADLSMAAIRNDYPTESVVHMMECSGNGRAYFSPDAEGDQWTFGAVGNAVWTGTPLRAVLEDHGAERDEEKWLTVMGGEAKADEDVFCRSIPMAKALDDCILAYEMNGDPMTAEHGYPVRLLVPGWFGNNSVKWVEEVRVMDSMVAGEEWESRDGRDYTEYQQSSYRIVPAQDDEAERYASVDSVDTHDQMRETEEIRNAYLFDQLVKSLVTSPADGAVLSPGADGRVEVTGVAWSGDDAVERVEVSTDGGETWGEAEFVGPDLGRYAVRKFRYVWDADPGEHTVVARATDDRGRTQPATVSDPEEGLRGIEGDRYPWNQKGYGNNAYRPLGSSVTVER encoded by the coding sequence ATGTCTCCGAGAGATACCGACGAGAGCGAGGCGTCCCGGCCGCGTGACGAACCGGTCGCCGAGACGTACTCCGGACTGGAGGCGCTCTCGACCGACCCCGACAACGCGCAGACCGACTCGCGGGAGAACTTAGAGAGCTACCTCACGCCGCGGGAGGAACACTACGTCCGAAACCACCACCGGACGCCCGAGATAGACGCCGAGGAGTGGACCGTCTCGCTGACGGGCCTCGTGAATTCGGAGGCGGACCTGTCGATGGCGGCGATACGGAACGACTACCCCACCGAATCGGTCGTCCACATGATGGAGTGTTCGGGCAACGGTCGGGCCTACTTCTCGCCGGACGCCGAGGGCGACCAGTGGACGTTCGGCGCCGTCGGCAACGCCGTCTGGACCGGGACGCCCCTGCGAGCGGTGCTGGAGGACCACGGCGCCGAAAGAGATGAAGAGAAGTGGCTGACGGTGATGGGCGGCGAGGCGAAGGCGGACGAAGACGTGTTCTGCCGGTCGATTCCGATGGCGAAGGCGCTCGACGACTGCATCCTCGCCTACGAGATGAACGGCGACCCGATGACCGCCGAGCACGGCTACCCCGTCAGACTCCTCGTGCCGGGGTGGTTCGGCAACAACAGCGTGAAGTGGGTCGAGGAGGTGCGCGTGATGGACTCGATGGTCGCCGGCGAGGAGTGGGAGTCGCGGGACGGCCGCGACTACACCGAGTACCAGCAGTCCTCCTACCGAATCGTCCCCGCGCAGGACGACGAAGCCGAACGGTACGCCTCGGTGGACAGCGTCGACACCCACGACCAGATGCGGGAGACCGAGGAGATACGGAACGCCTACTTGTTCGACCAACTCGTCAAATCGCTCGTCACGTCGCCGGCGGACGGCGCCGTTCTCTCGCCGGGCGCCGACGGGCGCGTCGAGGTGACGGGCGTGGCGTGGTCCGGCGACGACGCGGTCGAACGCGTCGAGGTGTCCACCGACGGCGGCGAGACGTGGGGTGAGGCCGAGTTCGTCGGTCCGGACCTCGGCCGCTACGCTGTGCGGAAGTTCCGGTACGTCTGGGACGCCGACCCCGGCGAACACACCGTCGTCGCGCGCGCGACGGACGACCGCGGGCGGACGCAACCGGCGACGGTGTCGGACCCCGAGGAGGGCCTGCGCGGTATCGAGGGCGACCGCTACCCGTGGAACCAGAAGGGGTACGGGAACAACGCCTACCGACCGCTCGGTTCCTCCGTCACCGTCGAGCGGTAG
- a CDS encoding sugar porter family MFS transporter — MSLSRIDRLANAERSHDTFVYIAAVIAAFNGLLFGFDTGVVSGALIYIEQSFGLSTFMEQVVASSVLVGAMVGAMTGGRLADRFGRRRLTLASSVLFFVGSLGMGLAPSLWSLIALRGITGLGVGVASIIGPLYISEMAPPDVRGSLGFLQQLMVTLGILLAYGINYVFAPNFLGVIGWRWMLGFGAIPAVALGVGMYFLPESPRWLVENGRIDEARDVLSRMRARDDVDQEIEQIEEVSEKESEGSATDLLQPWIRPALTVGIGLAVLQQVSGINTILYYAPTILTNIGLGDIASLFGTVGIGVVNVVMTCVAIYLVDRVGRRPLLLVGTGGMTLMLGVLGLGFYLPGLSGVIGYVTLASMILYVAFFAIGLGPVFWLLISEIFPLRLRGSGEGVSSFFNWTANLLVSLTFLSLIQRFGEALGFWTLGVFSFVAVVFIYFRVPETMGRSLEEIESDLQENTVVGADERGVQADNTD, encoded by the coding sequence ATGAGTTTGAGCCGCATCGACCGACTGGCGAACGCGGAACGGAGCCACGACACCTTCGTCTACATCGCCGCCGTCATCGCGGCGTTCAACGGCCTGCTGTTCGGATTCGACACCGGCGTCGTCTCCGGCGCCCTCATCTACATCGAGCAGTCGTTCGGCCTCTCGACGTTCATGGAACAGGTCGTCGCGAGCAGCGTGCTCGTCGGCGCGATGGTGGGCGCGATGACCGGCGGGCGACTGGCCGACCGCTTCGGCCGCCGCCGCCTGACGCTCGCGTCGTCGGTGCTGTTCTTCGTCGGGTCGCTGGGGATGGGCCTGGCGCCGAGTCTCTGGTCGCTCATCGCCCTGCGGGGCATCACCGGCCTCGGCGTCGGCGTCGCCTCCATCATCGGACCGCTGTACATCTCCGAGATGGCCCCGCCGGACGTCCGCGGATCGCTCGGCTTCCTCCAGCAGTTGATGGTCACGCTGGGCATCCTTCTGGCGTACGGGATAAACTACGTCTTCGCCCCGAACTTCCTCGGCGTCATCGGGTGGCGCTGGATGCTCGGGTTCGGCGCCATCCCGGCCGTCGCGCTCGGCGTCGGGATGTACTTCCTCCCCGAGAGCCCCCGCTGGTTGGTCGAGAACGGCCGCATCGACGAGGCCCGCGACGTGCTCTCCCGGATGCGCGCTCGCGACGACGTCGACCAGGAGATAGAACAGATAGAGGAGGTCAGCGAGAAGGAGTCCGAGGGTAGCGCCACCGACCTGCTCCAGCCGTGGATTCGCCCGGCGCTGACGGTCGGTATCGGCCTCGCCGTCCTCCAGCAGGTCAGCGGCATCAACACCATCCTCTACTACGCGCCGACCATCCTCACCAACATCGGCCTCGGCGACATCGCCTCGCTGTTCGGCACCGTCGGCATCGGCGTCGTCAACGTCGTGATGACCTGCGTCGCCATCTACCTCGTCGACCGGGTCGGCCGGCGGCCCCTGCTGCTCGTCGGCACCGGCGGGATGACCCTCATGCTGGGCGTCCTTGGTCTCGGCTTCTACCTGCCGGGTCTCTCGGGCGTCATCGGCTACGTGACGCTGGCGAGCATGATACTGTACGTCGCCTTCTTCGCCATCGGCCTCGGCCCGGTGTTCTGGCTGCTCATCTCGGAGATATTCCCGCTCCGACTGCGCGGGTCCGGGGAGGGCGTCTCCAGTTTCTTCAACTGGACGGCGAACCTCCTCGTCTCCCTGACGTTCCTCTCGCTCATCCAGCGGTTCGGCGAAGCGCTCGGGTTCTGGACGCTCGGCGTCTTCTCGTTCGTCGCGGTGGTGTTCATCTACTTCCGCGTCCCCGAAACGATGGGTCGCTCGCTCGAGGAAATCGAATCCGACCTGCAGGAGAACACCGTCGTCGGCGCGGACGAGAGAGGGGTGCAGGCGGACAACACGGACTGA
- a CDS encoding ASCH domain-containing protein: MSTIDVDSLLPNDRVKQSVADGDVTQLTRGASNRYAQEGDTFDVDGETFRVASVEERTLGEFTDEDARREGSESLAAYKERMNRVHGGNFEWDDEDEVVTYRFERAD; encoded by the coding sequence ATGTCCACAATCGACGTCGACAGCCTACTTCCGAACGACCGCGTGAAGCAGTCCGTGGCGGACGGCGACGTCACGCAACTCACCCGCGGCGCGAGCAACCGCTACGCGCAGGAGGGAGACACCTTCGACGTCGACGGGGAGACGTTCCGCGTCGCGTCCGTCGAGGAGCGAACGCTCGGCGAGTTCACCGACGAGGACGCCCGCCGCGAGGGTTCGGAGTCGCTGGCGGCGTACAAAGAGCGGATGAACCGGGTCCACGGCGGCAACTTCGAGTGGGACGACGAGGACGAAGTCGTGACGTACCGCTTCGAACGAGCGGACTGA
- a CDS encoding DUF4396 domain-containing protein, whose protein sequence is MLREQLATPLQGSLVPQWLAQFGKQLEHAFAPIRQVLEPVLSSPIAAGIWVLLVVSAVGVLWWDIRKRNEALPSMMKFVWTLTVVYSGPIGLAVYWWAGRTQIAHDSLWRRGARSTSHCYSGCGLGEIVGITLAQGILGLHTLWVVLVTFGFAYLFGYGLNIGPLMQEGSSFREATQDALLSETPSITVMEIAAIGTDLLLAGTAGIGSVLFWMAMAFSLSVGFIAAYPINAGLISFGVKEGMMNPKEMGEGSGA, encoded by the coding sequence ATGCTTCGAGAACAACTCGCGACGCCGCTTCAAGGGTCGTTGGTTCCGCAGTGGCTCGCACAGTTCGGAAAACAGCTCGAACACGCATTCGCGCCGATACGACAGGTTCTGGAACCCGTGCTATCCAGCCCCATCGCCGCCGGAATCTGGGTGCTGTTGGTCGTCTCCGCGGTCGGCGTCCTCTGGTGGGACATCCGGAAGCGAAACGAGGCGCTCCCGTCGATGATGAAGTTCGTCTGGACGCTGACCGTCGTCTACTCGGGTCCCATCGGTCTCGCCGTCTACTGGTGGGCCGGACGGACGCAGATAGCCCACGACTCGCTCTGGCGGCGCGGCGCGCGCTCGACGAGCCACTGCTACTCGGGGTGCGGACTGGGCGAAATCGTCGGCATCACGCTCGCGCAGGGCATCCTCGGGCTCCACACCCTCTGGGTCGTGCTCGTCACGTTCGGGTTCGCGTACTTGTTCGGCTACGGACTCAACATCGGACCGTTGATGCAGGAAGGGTCGAGTTTCCGCGAGGCGACGCAGGACGCGCTCCTCAGCGAGACGCCGAGCATCACCGTCATGGAGATAGCGGCCATCGGGACGGACCTGCTGTTGGCCGGCACCGCCGGCATCGGGAGCGTCCTGTTCTGGATGGCGATGGCGTTCTCGTTGTCCGTCGGGTTCATCGCCGCCTACCCCATCAACGCGGGCCTCATCTCCTTCGGCGTGAAGGAGGGGATGATGAACCCGAAGGAGATGGGCGAGGGTTCGGGCGCTTAG
- a CDS encoding ABC transporter ATP-binding protein, which yields MSAIDARHLALTYADGTEAVEDVSLDIPEGEFFGFLGANGAGKTTTIKMLVTLLRPTSGSVAVNGYDVEDSPRRVRESIGYMAQETSIDPELTARENVRYACEAYGVSRDRRGERIDELLELVDFVDVADKRAKEFSGGMKKRLDVATALAHEPPVVFLDEPTTGLDPKARNRLWDYFERINDRGTTVFLTTQYLEEADHLCERIGVIRDGEIAVSGSPEELKSRVGGDVLELDDPTPTNVERAREVAVDSRLAADADDVEATEEGLLVRSAEARRYGTDLLVSLRDAGLSVVGFNVRSPTLDDVFLAVTGEEYDAEGGESGGDTDDPGGDGGGADAETTARQAPR from the coding sequence GTGAGCGCAATCGACGCCCGGCACCTCGCCCTGACGTACGCCGACGGGACGGAGGCCGTCGAGGACGTCTCGCTCGATATCCCCGAAGGGGAGTTCTTCGGCTTCCTCGGGGCGAACGGCGCGGGGAAGACGACGACCATCAAGATGCTCGTGACGCTGTTGCGGCCGACGTCGGGGAGCGTTGCCGTCAACGGGTACGACGTGGAAGACAGCCCACGACGCGTCCGCGAATCCATCGGATACATGGCGCAGGAGACGAGCATCGACCCCGAACTCACCGCTCGCGAGAACGTTCGCTACGCCTGCGAGGCGTACGGCGTCTCCCGCGACCGACGGGGTGAGCGCATCGACGAACTGCTGGAGTTGGTGGACTTCGTCGACGTGGCGGACAAGCGGGCCAAGGAGTTCTCAGGCGGGATGAAAAAGCGACTCGACGTGGCCACTGCCCTCGCCCACGAACCGCCCGTCGTCTTCCTCGACGAACCGACGACGGGGCTGGACCCGAAGGCGCGCAACCGCCTGTGGGACTACTTCGAGCGCATCAACGACCGGGGGACGACCGTCTTCCTGACGACGCAGTACTTGGAGGAGGCCGACCACCTCTGCGAGCGAATCGGCGTCATCAGGGACGGCGAAATCGCCGTCAGCGGGTCGCCCGAGGAGCTGAAATCGCGGGTCGGCGGCGACGTGCTCGAACTCGACGACCCGACGCCGACGAACGTCGAACGCGCCCGCGAGGTGGCCGTCGACTCCCGCCTCGCCGCCGACGCAGACGACGTGGAGGCGACCGAGGAGGGACTCCTCGTTCGCTCGGCCGAGGCGCGTCGGTACGGCACCGACCTCCTCGTCTCGCTCCGGGACGCCGGCCTCTCGGTCGTCGGGTTCAACGTCCGGAGTCCGACGCTCGACGACGTGTTCCTCGCGGTGACCGGCGAGGAGTACGACGCGGAGGGGGGCGAGAGCGGCGGCGATACCGACGACCCCGGCGGTGACGGCGGGGGCGCGGACGCCGAAACGACCGCTCGGCAGGCGCCCCGATGA